In Candidatus Dependentiae bacterium, a genomic segment contains:
- a CDS encoding TonB C-terminal domain-containing protein, translating into MNKNTFFLQAARLTIGLSLQVLLVVLSVTHPPFSTQSNHFKQIENITSADLTSASTTKNVQLTHQEEISHPIRSLETEFFFEKSLELFSQFNTGYSDESIYNHKTPKYAQAGLCAEKCYKNKIEYYFTAQLESLQKKYRHKIALNPTRPECLPRVQVTINRNGSITEIGLLKTSGNKAFDNLFIQAFKKAAPFPSIPPQIMRSEFVIYT; encoded by the coding sequence ATGAACAAGAATACCTTTTTCTTACAAGCTGCCCGACTAACAATTGGGCTCTCCCTTCAAGTATTACTCGTTGTGCTTTCTGTTACACACCCGCCATTTTCAACACAATCAAATCATTTCAAACAAATCGAAAATATAACATCAGCAGATCTTACAAGCGCATCAACCACTAAGAATGTTCAACTTACTCATCAAGAAGAAATTTCTCACCCCATCAGATCACTAGAAACTGAATTTTTTTTCGAAAAAAGCTTAGAATTATTTTCTCAATTTAATACTGGGTATTCTGATGAATCAATTTACAATCACAAGACCCCAAAATATGCACAAGCCGGTCTTTGTGCAGAAAAATGCTATAAAAACAAAATCGAATATTATTTTACTGCGCAACTAGAATCACTTCAAAAAAAATATCGCCACAAAATTGCCTTAAATCCAACTCGCCCAGAATGCTTACCTCGAGTTCAAGTGACAATTAATCGAAATGGCAGCATCACCGAAATAGGCCTTTTAAAAACATCTGGCAACAAAGCCTTTGATAATCTTTTCATTCAAGCCTTCAAAAAGGCTGCTCCATTTCCAAGCATTCCGCCACAAATCATGCGCAGTGAATTTGTTATTTACACCTAA
- a CDS encoding NAD-dependent epimerase/dehydratase family protein, with protein MKKLYNYYAGKNILVTGGAGFIGSSVVEKLVEYNAQVTVLDNFSTGSIENLSSCAKKITIISGDLTNPETCLITATNKSHIFHLAAKTSVQESIEQPDLYELNNLIGTKNILNAAKICGVKRFVFSSSAAVYGDQKNRCQETMPLNPLSPYAETKRLGERLCIDFYKKNQFIPVILRYFNVDGSAQNKLSNYSAVIPIFIEKIKKRLPITLFGDGMQTRDFVSLEDVVNANLLAGACPFTQPEIINVGTGNSITLLELVRKLQKRFEFPEQTITFLPARAGDIIKSEADCTKFFALKQWGFEEK; from the coding sequence ATGAAAAAATTGTATAATTATTACGCGGGAAAAAACATTCTTGTAACTGGTGGCGCAGGTTTTATTGGATCGAGCGTTGTCGAAAAGCTTGTTGAATACAACGCTCAAGTAACAGTTTTGGACAATTTTTCGACTGGATCAATAGAAAACCTCTCCTCTTGTGCTAAAAAAATAACAATTATTTCTGGTGATCTTACAAATCCTGAAACCTGTTTAATTACCGCAACCAACAAATCACACATTTTCCATCTCGCAGCAAAAACATCGGTTCAAGAATCGATTGAACAGCCCGATTTATACGAATTAAACAATTTGATTGGAACAAAAAACATTTTGAACGCCGCAAAAATATGTGGCGTTAAACGATTTGTTTTTTCTTCTTCTGCTGCCGTTTATGGAGATCAAAAAAATCGGTGCCAAGAAACAATGCCACTCAACCCATTATCGCCTTATGCTGAAACAAAAAGACTCGGAGAGCGATTGTGTATTGATTTTTATAAAAAAAACCAATTTATCCCAGTAATTTTAAGATATTTTAATGTCGATGGGTCAGCTCAAAATAAACTCTCAAATTACAGCGCGGTTATTCCAATTTTTATCGAAAAAATAAAAAAAAGGCTGCCAATAACCCTTTTTGGCGACGGAATGCAAACGAGAGATTTTGTCAGCCTTGAAGACGTTGTAAATGCCAATCTTCTTGCAGGTGCATGTCCTTTCACTCAACCAGAAATTATCAACGTTGGAACAGGAAATAGCATCACACTCCTTGAACTTGTTCGAAAACTTCAAAAACGCTTTGAGTTTCCAGAACAAACAATAACTTTCTTACCAGCACGGGCTGGCGATATTATAAAATCGGAAGCAGATTGTACAAAATTTTTTGCCTTAAAACAGTGGGGTTTTGAAGAAAAATGA